A single genomic interval of Vicia villosa cultivar HV-30 ecotype Madison, WI unplaced genomic scaffold, Vvil1.0 ctg.000010F_1_1, whole genome shotgun sequence harbors:
- the LOC131621686 gene encoding putative uridine kinase C227.14 isoform X2 yields the protein MEIAFNSTTARVPSLPLTKSDARDRNPCSLSIVLRNEFVQLSSSPTRFRTNKNSLFKVLSAEKNHVQVVEGSSVDEIYDALVNRILPLPSVSLNPNYKFFVGLAGPPGAGKSTIAHEVARRINKLWPEKASSFDSQVQPPNVAAVIPMDGFHLYRSELDAMKNPEEAHARRGAPWTFNPTRLLTCLKNLRVQGSVYVPSFDHGVGDPVEDDIFVNLQHKIIIIEGNYLLLEDGVWKEISSLFDEKWFIDIDIDKAMHRVLKRHISTGKPRDIAKQRVENNDRLNAELIMKSKKNADIIIKSVDF from the exons ATGGAAATAGCATTCAACTCAACAACGGCAAGAG TTCCTTCCTTGCCGCTAACTAAATCCGACGCTCGCGATCGGAATCCGTGCTCACTGTCCATCGTTCTGCGTAACGAATTCGTGcagctttcatcttctccaacaCGCTTTCGCACTAACAAGAATTCTCTCTTCAAG gTTTTATCTGCTGAAAAGAATCACGTTCAAGTTGTAGAAGGAAG TAGTGTTGATGAGATCTATGATGCATTGGTTAATCGAATTCTGCCTCTGCCGTCAGTGTCGTTAAATCCTAATTATAA GTTTTTTGTTGGCCTGGCTGGTCCTCCTGGTGCTGGGAAAAGCACAATAGCGCATGAAGTAGCTAGACGCATAAACAAGCTTTGGCCAGAGAAAGCTTCTTCCTTTGACTCCCAAGTTCAACCTCCTAATGTCGCTGCTGTGATTCCCATGGATGGTTTTCATCTTTATCGTTCTGAACTAGATGCAATGAAA AATCCCGAGGAAGCGCATGCCAGAAGGGGAG CTCCATGGACATTCAATCCTACGCGCCTTCTTACGTGTCTCAAGAATCTAAGAGTTCAG GGATCAGTTTATGTACCATCGTTTGATCATGGTGTTGGGGATCCAGTGGAAGATGATATCTTTGTGAACCTTCA GCATAAAATCATTATTATTGAAGGAAACTATTTGCTCCTGGAAGATGGGGTATGGAAGGAGATTTCATCTTTGTTTGATGAGAAATG GTTTATTGATATTGACATTGACAAAGCAATGCATCGAGTTTTAAAGAGGCATATCTCTACTG GCAAGCCTCGAGACATTGCGAAGCAGAGG GTAGAGAACAACGACAGACTCAATGCAGAACTTATAATGAAGTCTAAGAAAAATGCTGATATAATAATTAAGTCAGTTGATTTTTGA
- the LOC131621686 gene encoding putative uridine kinase C227.14 isoform X1 — MEIAFNSTTARVPSLPLTKSDARDRNPCSLSIVLRNEFVQLSSSPTRFRTNKNSLFKVLSAEKNHVQVVEGSSVDEIYDALVNRILPLPSVSLNPNYKRFLGLSLLKLMFFVGLAGPPGAGKSTIAHEVARRINKLWPEKASSFDSQVQPPNVAAVIPMDGFHLYRSELDAMKNPEEAHARRGAPWTFNPTRLLTCLKNLRVQGSVYVPSFDHGVGDPVEDDIFVNLQHKIIIIEGNYLLLEDGVWKEISSLFDEKWFIDIDIDKAMHRVLKRHISTGKPRDIAKQRVENNDRLNAELIMKSKKNADIIIKSVDF; from the exons ATGGAAATAGCATTCAACTCAACAACGGCAAGAG TTCCTTCCTTGCCGCTAACTAAATCCGACGCTCGCGATCGGAATCCGTGCTCACTGTCCATCGTTCTGCGTAACGAATTCGTGcagctttcatcttctccaacaCGCTTTCGCACTAACAAGAATTCTCTCTTCAAG gTTTTATCTGCTGAAAAGAATCACGTTCAAGTTGTAGAAGGAAG TAGTGTTGATGAGATCTATGATGCATTGGTTAATCGAATTCTGCCTCTGCCGTCAGTGTCGTTAAATCCTAATTATAA AAGATTTCTTGGTTTGTCACTACTTAAACTCAT GTTTTTTGTTGGCCTGGCTGGTCCTCCTGGTGCTGGGAAAAGCACAATAGCGCATGAAGTAGCTAGACGCATAAACAAGCTTTGGCCAGAGAAAGCTTCTTCCTTTGACTCCCAAGTTCAACCTCCTAATGTCGCTGCTGTGATTCCCATGGATGGTTTTCATCTTTATCGTTCTGAACTAGATGCAATGAAA AATCCCGAGGAAGCGCATGCCAGAAGGGGAG CTCCATGGACATTCAATCCTACGCGCCTTCTTACGTGTCTCAAGAATCTAAGAGTTCAG GGATCAGTTTATGTACCATCGTTTGATCATGGTGTTGGGGATCCAGTGGAAGATGATATCTTTGTGAACCTTCA GCATAAAATCATTATTATTGAAGGAAACTATTTGCTCCTGGAAGATGGGGTATGGAAGGAGATTTCATCTTTGTTTGATGAGAAATG GTTTATTGATATTGACATTGACAAAGCAATGCATCGAGTTTTAAAGAGGCATATCTCTACTG GCAAGCCTCGAGACATTGCGAAGCAGAGG GTAGAGAACAACGACAGACTCAATGCAGAACTTATAATGAAGTCTAAGAAAAATGCTGATATAATAATTAAGTCAGTTGATTTTTGA
- the LOC131621686 gene encoding ATP-dependent kinase-like protein notR' isoform X3 produces MEIAFNSTTARVPSLPLTKSDARDRNPCSLSIVLRNEFVQLSSSPTRFRTNKNSLFKVLSAEKNHVQVVEGRFFVGLAGPPGAGKSTIAHEVARRINKLWPEKASSFDSQVQPPNVAAVIPMDGFHLYRSELDAMKNPEEAHARRGAPWTFNPTRLLTCLKNLRVQGSVYVPSFDHGVGDPVEDDIFVNLQHKIIIIEGNYLLLEDGVWKEISSLFDEKWFIDIDIDKAMHRVLKRHISTGKPRDIAKQRVENNDRLNAELIMKSKKNADIIIKSVDF; encoded by the exons ATGGAAATAGCATTCAACTCAACAACGGCAAGAG TTCCTTCCTTGCCGCTAACTAAATCCGACGCTCGCGATCGGAATCCGTGCTCACTGTCCATCGTTCTGCGTAACGAATTCGTGcagctttcatcttctccaacaCGCTTTCGCACTAACAAGAATTCTCTCTTCAAG gTTTTATCTGCTGAAAAGAATCACGTTCAAGTTGTAGAAGGAAG GTTTTTTGTTGGCCTGGCTGGTCCTCCTGGTGCTGGGAAAAGCACAATAGCGCATGAAGTAGCTAGACGCATAAACAAGCTTTGGCCAGAGAAAGCTTCTTCCTTTGACTCCCAAGTTCAACCTCCTAATGTCGCTGCTGTGATTCCCATGGATGGTTTTCATCTTTATCGTTCTGAACTAGATGCAATGAAA AATCCCGAGGAAGCGCATGCCAGAAGGGGAG CTCCATGGACATTCAATCCTACGCGCCTTCTTACGTGTCTCAAGAATCTAAGAGTTCAG GGATCAGTTTATGTACCATCGTTTGATCATGGTGTTGGGGATCCAGTGGAAGATGATATCTTTGTGAACCTTCA GCATAAAATCATTATTATTGAAGGAAACTATTTGCTCCTGGAAGATGGGGTATGGAAGGAGATTTCATCTTTGTTTGATGAGAAATG GTTTATTGATATTGACATTGACAAAGCAATGCATCGAGTTTTAAAGAGGCATATCTCTACTG GCAAGCCTCGAGACATTGCGAAGCAGAGG GTAGAGAACAACGACAGACTCAATGCAGAACTTATAATGAAGTCTAAGAAAAATGCTGATATAATAATTAAGTCAGTTGATTTTTGA